CCGACGAGGTCGTGCCCTTGCGGGCGTCGGTCCGCTGGTAATCGAAGAAGAAGAAGGTGCGGTCTGGAACGATGGGACCGCCGATGATGCCCCCATACTGATGGCGAAGCTCCTCGGCCTTGCCGATCCCGGCCCGGTTGGCGAAAAAGTTGGCGGCATTGAGATTGTCGTTGCGGTGGAACCAGAAGCCGCTTCCGTGAAAGGCATTGCTGCCCGATTTCAGTTCGGCGTTGATGACGGCTCCCTGCGACCATCCGAACTCGGCGTCGTAGGTGCGCGTCTGCACCTTGAAGTGCTGCAGGGCGTCGGGCGGAGGCGAAACCGCCTGCGGACTGCGCTCCTGGGCGTTGGTGGTGAAGGTATTGTTGTCGACGCCGTTGAGGGCGAAGTAGTTTTGCAGCGAGAAGTTGCCGTCCACGTTGAGGCGGGCCTCACGGGGATTGCTGGTCGTTCCCGGTGCCGGCACGGCGCCCGGCGTGAGCAGGATCAAATCGGAGTAGCGCCGCCCGTCCAGCGGCAGGTCGACGATCTCCTGCGCCTCGATGACCGTTCCCTGCTGGGCGGTTTCGGTGTCGATCCGCCCGGCCCTGTCGGTGACTTCGATGGTCTCGCTGACCTCGCCGACTTCCAGTTCGACGGCCAGGTTGACGCGATCCTGCACCCTGACGTCGATGTTGCGCAGGACGGCCGTCTTGAAGCCGGTCACCTCCACGCTCACTTCGTAAATGCCTGGTCTCAGCGCCCGGGCCGCGAAGGCCCCGGAGTCATTGCTGATCAGCGTCAGCCGCACCCCCAACTGGGAGTTGGTGATGGTCACGGTTGCGCCCGGGATGATGCCCCCGCCCTGGTCGGTGACCGTCCCCGCAATCGATCCAGTGTTGATCTGACCCACCAGCGGGGTCAGAATGAGCAGCCAGATAGCGGCGGCCCAAATCAAGAATCGTGATGTACGCATGACACGCCCTTCCTCATTCTTTCTCGTTATGCTCCCTCGTCTGCACGAGCCGGCGCTCCTGTAGCTACGCTGACGCCGGGGGGAGGAACGTCGATTGACCGAAGCGCTTAGATGATGGGCTTGATTAAAGAACAGCAAGAAAGAAAAGTCAAGGACAAAAACAATTGCGGCCCTGCCTCAGGCGATCCTTTTAGGCTTCGGCAGCCGGAATCCGGCCTGCCTCAGCCTGATTCGCCGGCTTTGGAGACGGCTTCCTCGCTGTGGCCGGCCAATCCGATACCGCAGGATTCGCGAATGAACATGCGGTTCTTCATTTGGATGGTCTCGGCCGCCCCCTCGGGACTCTTGATGCGCCTGATCAGGGACTTGGCCGCCTGGGTGCCCAGCTTGTATTTCTGAAAGTCGACCGTGGTCAGGCGGGGCGAGAAAGAATCGAGCCAGGGATAATCGTCGCAGGTCACCACGGCCACGTCTTGAGGACAGCGCAACTGGTACTGGTAGAGGGCGCGCATGAAGCCCACCGTCATCATGTAGTTGGAGACGAAAACCGCTTCGGGTTTGCGGCGCAGCAGGTCGACCCCCGCCAGATAGCCCGATTCCAGCCTGAAATCGCCCCGCGTGATGAGGCTGCGGTCGGTCTTCAGCCCCCACTCCTTGAGGGCTTGGCGGTACCCTTTGATGCGCTGTCTAGTAGTGCTGACGCCCTTGACGCCGGTGATCATGCCGATGCGGCGGTAGTTGAGGCGCAGCAGGTGCGAGACGGCCTGGAAGGCGGCTCCCTGGTCGTCAGCCAGGACGGCGTCCGACTTGTATCCGCTGATCACCCGCATCACCTGCACCAGCGGCGTGGCCGACGACTTGAGCTTGGCCACGATTCCCTCGGGCAGCTTGCCGGGAGCCTTGGTGAGAAGGATCCCGTCCACCCGCTTGGCCAGGAAGAGCTCCAGATACATCCTCTCTTGACGCGGGTCGTCGTCGCTGCTGGCCACCAGCAGGTTGTAGCCGTGTTCGCGGGCCTCGTCCTCGGCGCCCCGGATGACGGCTGGAAAGAAGGGATTGGAGATGTCGGTCACCACCATCCCCAAGGTATGCGACTGGCGCTTGGCCAGGCCGCGGGCCATCAGGTTGGGGTGGTAGTCGAGTTTTTCGATGGCGCTGATGACGCGCCGCTTGAGCTTGGGGCTGACGTAGGCGCTGCCGTTGATTACCGCCGAAACCGTGGCGATGGAAACCCCCGCTTCCTTGGCCACGTCGTAGATGTTCGCCATGATTCAGACCTGTCTATCGGGTCGCTCAGGCCGCGGACGCACGACCCCTCCCGAGTTCTGCGGCGGCTTTCCCGCCCCGCGTGAAACCGCATTGCTAATGGCAAGCCGCACAATTATAGCCTGGAGCGGAGGTAAATAGAAGGGCTTGAGACTAGACATTGGCTAAGCGCTTCGCTACAATCGCCCGAGTTGGCGGCCTCGAGCGGCTGCCGGCAGGGGGAGTGAGGGCTCCTTCTGCGACCACGCCAATCTATTAAGGAAGGACACGGCCATGTCGGAATTGCTTCTTCGCCCGGACAGGGAGGCTCCTCGCCGCAATGGGGTCGTTGTGGACGTCGATCCGCAGCGAGCGGGATGGCGCCTGCTCGGGTTCAGCGCCCATAAGCTGAAGGCCGGGCAAAGCTGGTCGGGAGAGACGGGCGAGAAGGAGCACTGCCTGGTGCTGCAGGCCGGAACTTGCCGCATCTCCTTCAACGGGGAAGCGGGACAGCAGCTAGGGCCCCGGCTCAACGTCTTCGACAGTTATCCTCATGCCGCCTACATTGGGCGTGAAACCTCCTGGCAACTGACAGCGCTGGAGGACTGCGAACTGGCGCAAGGCTGGGCTCCGGCCCGCAAGTCCCTGCCGTCCCGCGTCATCCGACCCCAGGACTGCGGATACGAGATCAGGGGAGGCGGCAACGCCAGCCGCCAGATCGTCGACATCGTGCCGCCCGAGTTTCCCGCCGACCGGCTGCTGGCGTGCGAGGTTTACACGCCCAGCGGAAACTGGTCCAGCTATCCGCCCCACAAGCACGACGAAGAGCGGCCTCCCGGCGAAGTGAAGCTTGAGGAAGTCTACTACTACCGTTTTCAGCAACCCGAGGCCTACGGCTTTCAACGCGTCTACAGCGGCGACGGCTCGCTGGACGAGACGGTGCGGGTTACCGACCAGGACCTGATGATGATACCGCGCGGTTATCATCCCTTCGTGACGGCCTACGGCTACCACGCCTACTATCTCAACTTCCTGGCCGGAGATCGTCGATCCATGGCCTCCTGCGATGATCCCCAGTACGCTCAACTCAAGGCCAATTGGCCGGCGCCCGACCCCCGCTTGCCGGTGGTGCCGCGTCCCGCAGCCGCCGAGGCGGCTATCGTACAGGGCAAGCCATGACCACCCAGCGCCTGACCGTTGCCCAAGCCTTGATCCGCTTTCTCAAGCGGCAGTCTGTAAGCCGCGACGGTAGCCGTCAGCCGCTTTTTGCCGGTTGCTGGGGCATCTTCGGACACGGCAATCTGGCGGGAGTGGGTCAGGCTCTGCAGGAGAATCCCGACTTCCCATTTTATCTGGCCCGCAATGAGCAGGCCATGGTCCACGCCGCCACGGCTTACGCCAAGATGAAGGACCGCCTCTCGGTTTTCGCCTGTACCTCCTCCATCGGTCCGGGCGCCACCAACATGGTGACGGGCGCGGCCACGGCCACCGTCAATCGTCTGCCGGTATTGCTATTGCCCGGAGACATCTTCGCCCGCCGCAACGTGGCTCCGGTGCTTCAGCAGTTGGAGTCGGAGCACTCTCAGGACGTCTCGGTCAACGATTGCTTGAGGCCGGTTTCCCGCTACTGGGACCGCATCAACCGTCCGGACCAGCTCCCCACGGCCATGCTTGAAGCCGTCCGCGTGCTGACTTCGCCTGTCGAGACCGGAGCCGTGACGCTGGCCTTGCCCCAGGACGTGCAAAGCGAGGCCTACGACTATCCCTCCCGGCTCTTCGAAGAACGCGTCTGGCACATTCAGCGTCCCCGGGCCGACCGCCAACTCCTCAAGATCGCGATGGATTGGATCGAATCCTGCAAGCGTCCGCTCATCGTGGCCGGCGGCGGCGTGCTTTACAGCGGCGCCGACCAAGCTCTGCGGCAATGGGCCGAAAAGACCGGAATCGCCGTCACCGAGACCCAGGCGGGCAAGGGCTCTTTAGCCTTCGATCATCCTCTCAACTTGGGCGCCCTGGGAGTGACCGGGACGCGGGGAGCCAATCGGCTGGCGGCCGAGGCCGATCTGGTGATCGCCGTGGGAACCCGCCTCTCGGACTTCACCACGGCTTCCAAGACGGCTTTTCGCCATCCTCAAGTCCGCTTCATCAACATCAACCTGACCGGCCTGGATGCCGCCAAGCACTCCGGACTCCCGCTGCTGGCCGACGCCCGCACCGCCCTGCAGGACCTGATGGAAGCCGACTTCAAGGCAGACGCCGGCTACTCCGCCAAAGTGAAAGAGGAAAAGGCTTTCTGGGAGCAGGAAAACGATCGTCTTTTCAACTTGCGCCATGATCCGCCCGTCAGCCAAAGCGCCGTCATCGGCTCGGTCAACCGGGCCGCCGGCGACGAGGGCGTGGTGGTGTGCGCGGCGGGGAGTCTTCCCGGAGACCTGCACAAGCTGTGGCGCACCCGCCACCGCAAGGGATACCACCTGGAATACGGCTACTCCTGCATGGGCTACGAAGTGGCCGGGGGGCTGGGCATCAAGATGGCCGCTCCCGAAAGAGAGGTCTTCGTGATGGTGGGCGACGGTTCCTATCTGATGATGTCTTCAGAAATCGTCACTTCCATCCAGGAAGGGCGCAAGCTCATCATCGTGGTGCTCGACAACCATGGCTTCGGCAGCATCGGCGGACTCTCGAAGTCGCTGGGTTCGGGGGGATTCGGAACCGACTACAAGCAGCGCGACCCCGAGAGCGGCCAGTTGGACGGACCCCTCTTGGCCGTCGACT
The genomic region above belongs to Acidobacteriota bacterium and contains:
- a CDS encoding LacI family DNA-binding transcriptional regulator, with the protein product MANIYDVAKEAGVSIATVSAVINGSAYVSPKLKRRVISAIEKLDYHPNLMARGLAKRQSHTLGMVVTDISNPFFPAVIRGAEDEAREHGYNLLVASSDDDPRQERMYLELFLAKRVDGILLTKAPGKLPEGIVAKLKSSATPLVQVMRVISGYKSDAVLADDQGAAFQAVSHLLRLNYRRIGMITGVKGVSTTRQRIKGYRQALKEWGLKTDRSLITRGDFRLESGYLAGVDLLRRKPEAVFVSNYMMTVGFMRALYQYQLRCPQDVAVVTCDDYPWLDSFSPRLTTVDFQKYKLGTQAAKSLIRRIKSPEGAAETIQMKNRMFIRESCGIGLAGHSEEAVSKAGESG
- the iolB gene encoding 5-deoxy-glucuronate isomerase, translating into MSELLLRPDREAPRRNGVVVDVDPQRAGWRLLGFSAHKLKAGQSWSGETGEKEHCLVLQAGTCRISFNGEAGQQLGPRLNVFDSYPHAAYIGRETSWQLTALEDCELAQGWAPARKSLPSRVIRPQDCGYEIRGGGNASRQIVDIVPPEFPADRLLACEVYTPSGNWSSYPPHKHDEERPPGEVKLEEVYYYRFQQPEAYGFQRVYSGDGSLDETVRVTDQDLMMIPRGYHPFVTAYGYHAYYLNFLAGDRRSMASCDDPQYAQLKANWPAPDPRLPVVPRPAAAEAAIVQGKP
- the iolD gene encoding 3D-(3,5/4)-trihydroxycyclohexane-1,2-dione acylhydrolase (decyclizing), whose protein sequence is MTTQRLTVAQALIRFLKRQSVSRDGSRQPLFAGCWGIFGHGNLAGVGQALQENPDFPFYLARNEQAMVHAATAYAKMKDRLSVFACTSSIGPGATNMVTGAATATVNRLPVLLLPGDIFARRNVAPVLQQLESEHSQDVSVNDCLRPVSRYWDRINRPDQLPTAMLEAVRVLTSPVETGAVTLALPQDVQSEAYDYPSRLFEERVWHIQRPRADRQLLKIAMDWIESCKRPLIVAGGGVLYSGADQALRQWAEKTGIAVTETQAGKGSLAFDHPLNLGALGVTGTRGANRLAAEADLVIAVGTRLSDFTTASKTAFRHPQVRFININLTGLDAAKHSGLPLLADARTALQDLMEADFKADAGYSAKVKEEKAFWEQENDRLFNLRHDPPVSQSAVIGSVNRAAGDEGVVVCAAGSLPGDLHKLWRTRHRKGYHLEYGYSCMGYEVAGGLGIKMAAPEREVFVMVGDGSYLMMSSEIVTSIQEGRKLIIVVLDNHGFGSIGGLSKSLGSGGFGTDYKQRDPESGQLDGPLLAVDYAANAESLGARVFRANSIEELDRALEQAKQSDRTAAVVIPVDKEKGVPSYETWWDVPVAEVSQIDEVEEARREYEKQRRKERFFL